Part of the Psychrobacter sp. JCM 18902 genome, GCTACTTTTTCAAAACGAGCGATGGACTCAACATGACCGGTATGACAGAACATGTCCATTACGCCAGCATGAGTCAGACGATAGCCTTGCTCTAATAATGCTTTTGTATCACGGGCGAGGGTTGCAGGGTTGCAAGAGACATAAACGATTCGCTCAGCGTTAAATTTCGGCAAGTACTGCATAATTTCCCAAGCACCAGAACGCGGCGGGTCGATCAATAGCGCATCAAAGCCCTGATTTGCCCAAGGTTTATCAGTACAGTCTTGCGTCAAATCTTGGCTATAAAATTCTGTATTATTGATGCCATTACGACGTGCGTTATCGGCTGCACGTGCGGTCATCGCTTCGCTGCCTTCAACACCAACCACAGAACCTGTCTCACCAACGAGGCGCGCAAGTGGCAAGCTAAAGTTGCCTAGACCACTGAATAAATCAAGTACGCGTTCACCTGCTTTTAAGTCTAACAAATCGCAAGCAAGCTTGGTCATTTGACGATTAACGGACAGGTTCACTTGGGTAAAATCTGTCGGGATAAACTCGAAAGTCAAATCGTATTCTGGCAATTGGTAATACAAACGACCAAATTGCTGGCTCATGTCATCATCTTCAGTCAATGCAATACGCTGGATACTATCCGCACCTTTAGACTGCAAATATAGCTGCCAGTTGCGTGCGGCAAAAAACACTTTTAGCTTTTCTATATCAGCGTCTGATAACGGCTCCAAGTTGCGTACGATAAGGGCAACGGGCTGATTGCCATCTGGCAGCTCAGGCATTTCCTCACCCATGGCCAACTCAAGCTGAGCAATCTTGTTACGGCTCTCTAGCGTACTAATCAGTGTTTTTAAGTTTTCAATCTCAAAACCAATTCTTGGATCTAAAATATGACACTCATTTAATTCTGCCAAAAAGTTACTTGAGCGCTCACGAAAGCCGACAAGCGCGGTTTCTTTTTTGGTGACATAACGCACACCCAATCGTGCTTTGGTACGATAACCAAGACGATCACCAACCACTGGAGCAAGCCAGTTATCAGGCGTGACACTGGCTTGGTGTATCAGCATTTCAGCCAATACAGATTGCTTAAAGTTGATTTGACCGTCTGGCTGCCAGTGTTGCAAATTACAGCCACCACACACTCCAAAATGTGGGCAGGGCGGTACGGCACGTTCAGAATTTGGGTTGGCAGTAATACTGACAGCCTCGCCTTCTTCAAAGCTGGCACGGCTATTGGTTATTTTGACCAAGGCACTTTCACCCGGCAAGGCAAAGCTGACAAAGACTTTTTTGCCATGTTTTTCCTCGATATGACCGTCATCTACGCCAAAGCCATTGCCATAAACGGCAACGCCGCGACCATCATGCGACAAACCATCAATGGTGAAGGGCAGAGGTTCTGCATCCTTTAGGCGGCGGCGTGTCTTTGATGAGGGTTTAGATTTTTTCTTATTAGGCGGAATAGTAATCGTTTGGGTCTCGCTCGTTGGTGGCGTAACATCAGAGGTTGTAGACGTTTTTGAATCGGTGGGTTGCATAAACCTGCCTTAATAATAAATGATAAATAACTAAAAAAATGAGGATAAACGCGATGTCTTATAACGCGCCTTCATATAACTTCACTTGTTATGATGTGGGCGCAGATGACCAATCAGCGATGAAGTCTTGATGGCGAGCATGACCATCCGCTTGGGTATATTTTACTAAATAGTCATAGCTCTGCTGCTGCCAAGCGTCAAAATCTTGTGAGGATAACTGTCCAGTTAAACGCAACCAGCGCAAATAGATTAGCCATGTATTCATGACATCAGACTCGCAATAAATAGACAGCGTTTGCCAGTCATTAGTGCTGACAAGCTCACCAACCATACTACCGTCGACAGCTGTTTTACCCGGTAGACCATATAAGCTTGCGACAATATCCATGGCTTCGCGGCGGCTGGCACCATACTGGCTAAACCTGTCCATCAAATCAAGGTGACGCGTGTGGAAGCGATTGACGTAATTATCAAAGCGCATATTTTTGATGCGCTCGCCTTCTTCAAATAACCATGGCGCTGATAAATCGTATTGCATAGCCCGATATATCAGTACAGGAATATCAAAACCTGAGCCATTCCAACTAATAAGCTGAGGCAGTTTTTCAAGGTCACTAAATGCCCGAAAAAATTTGGCAAGGATATCTTTTTCACTGAATTTATCAGCGGTCAATGAGAACAACGAAAACTTGCCATCTTTGATATATAACGCTGAGATACAGACGACACGCTGCAGTGGCAAGCGCATAAAATCATGCCCAGCTTCTTGTATTCGAAGCGCTGTGAGTGCGCTCAATGCATCTGCATCATTCAACTCTGCCAATTGCGGATAGATACGGCGCGCCGCATCGGTATCAGCGACAGTTTCGATATCAAAGACCAATATAGGGTCGGATGGTAGAGCTTGTGACATAAGAAATCCTGATTAAACCAACTAAACTGAGCAGCGTTATCTGTGCGTTAATTAATTTATGTGCGGTTATCGATCGACATTGCTGTCGTCAATACTGTTGTCATCAATATTGTATAAACCCGTCGACAAATAACGATCGCCGCGATCACAGACAATAAAGGCGATGACGGCATCAGGGTTTTCTTTAGCGACTTGTACGGCAGCCCATGCTGCAGCACCTGATGAAACGCCCGCGAAAATACCTTCGGTTTTCGCCAGTTTGCGCATATAAACTTCCGCGATACGCTGATCCACATCCATGATTTCATCAACCAAATCTGCGTTAAAGATACCCGGCATGTAAGCTGCAGGCCAGCGGCGAATACCAGCAATCGAAGCTTCTTCATCAGGCTGTAGTCCGATAATTTTGATATCTGGATTTTGTTCTTTGAGATATTGCGATACACCGGTAATAGTACCAGTGGTGCCCATTGAGCTAATAAAATGAGTGATTTTTCCTGCCGTTTGCGCCCATAGTTCAGGCCCTGTGGTCAGGTAATGGGCTTGACTGTTATCAGGGTTATTAAACTGATCCAATACGATGCCTTTGCCATTTGCTTGCATTTGCAGTGCCAAATCGCGTGCGGCTTCCATGCCTTCGTCTACCTCGATTAACGTCGCACCATACGCAATCATGGCATCTTTGCGCTCTTGAGTTGAATTGGTTGGCATCAGTAGCGTTATCGGATAGCCACGCATCGCCGCGACCATGGCTAACGCGATACCAGTGTTGCCACTCGTGGCTTCAATCAGCATGTCGCCCGCTTTGATGTCACCGCGCTGTTCTGCCTGATAAATCATATTAAAAGCAGGACGATCTTTAACAGAGCCCGCTGGATTGTTACCTTCAAGCTTGGCTAGTAATGCAGCACCATTGGTCAGCTGCTCTTGCTTAGGTAAGCGCTGTAATTTAACCAATGGCGTCTGACCGACGCAATCAGCAAGTTTGGTGACTTGAGTAATGAAATTAGGGTTGGAGATAGCCATTGCGGACATAAAGTATCCTTGTAAATTTTTAAAATTGATTTTAATTACCGTTTATTTTTTAATTATCATTTTGATTTTTGAATAAATATCTTGATACGGCTGCTATTGAGTGAAGTGAGTGATTTGATCATTAATGACATTTCTGTCGCTTTAACCAAATAGCAATAAATGAAAAGTTGCGTCATTATATCATTTTGTTTTTGGCTACGCTGAAGGCATCAAGAGATTTTGGTAAATGAGTGGTGTTTAAAAAGGGCTGGACAGTTAAAATGCCTTTGCGTCATAGCCACTCACCATGATCGATGAAATGCGTTATAGTTATGGCAATATATAGGTACGGCAATAACAAGAACCATTAAATTTTATCATGGGTAGGCAGTTATCATTTTTAAAATGAGCACAGCCCCTAAAAAAATTATCATTGGCTAAAACTGCTTACCGCCGCTATTGATTCATAGTACAATTTTCTGTAGAGAGTAAAGCTAGCATGGCATCCAAAAAACGTTTTGATACTAGCAGTGCGTATGGCCAGTTGATTATATTGGTGTTCCTACCCATTTGCATCTTGGCAGCGGTGGGCGGTATTTTGGTCTTTTATGAGACCATGCGTGCCAGCAATTCCGAACAAGAAGTATTGGCGGAGGCGGTGCTGATTCGTTATACCCCAGCGATTGCAGAGCTAATCCCTGAGCTGTTAGCGCAAGAGCGCCAGCAAGCAGACGGCGAACCCAATGCGGATGGCGAAGTCAGAGCAAATGATGCCACTCAAACGACCATCACGAAGCTTGAGGAAATACAAGATAAGCTGGGTCGTATGCAGTCCGAGCAACATGTACAGCGTATTGCGATCATCAATGAAAGCAATCAAGTACTCGCCGCAGTCGGTTATGCACTGAACGAAGCATGGCCTGCAATAGACACAAAAAAGAATTTTTTATCGCAGCAACCAACGCCTATTGGAACCGCTTATGGCAGTGTGTTAGGGGAGTTTGAAGGACAAAAACTGTGGCTACTCGTCGATATGGACAATGAACCACTCTACATCGCCCGCTACCGTATCGCCATGGCGTTAGTGATTACCGGCTTGTTCACTATTTTGATTTTATTGCTGAGTTTAAATATTTATTCAAAGCGCTGGATAGCACCAATTTATGAGCTACGTTTGCAGTTGCAGCGTACCCATGTCGACAATCTGTATCAGCCTATTCCCGTTGAGTCAGATGGTGAGCTGAACTTATTGCAGCAAGACTTGGTCAAAACTTTGCGCCGCCTGCATAGAAGCTTTCAGGAATTAAAAGACCATGCCGAGCAAACCGAGGATGATTTGCGCCTTGCGTTTGATGAGATGGAAATGCAAAACATCTCTATTCGTAATGCACGTGATGCGGCAATTTCAACCAGCCAAGCAAAATCGGCATTTTTGGCCAATATTAGCCACGAGCTGCGCACGCCATTAAACAGTATCGATGGCTTTATCAATTTGCTGGCAAGGCATGGCGAACTAAATCCTGAACAAGATTTATACGTGCAAACCATACGTAAGTCATCAGCACACTTGCTTGCCTTGGTTAACGATGTTTTGGATTTCTCTAAGATTGAAGCGGGCAAGCTGGTACTTGACCGTCATGAGTTTGACCTTTATGACACCATTTATGACGTGGTCGATATGCTTTCACCTGTATCCGCAGAAAAAGGTCTGCGCATGGCGGTGCTGTTTTATAATGATGTGCCGATGCGTATTAATGGCGATGCCCTGCGCCTCAAGCAAGTATTGACCAATATCGTCGGCAATGCGATTAAATTTACCGATAGTGGCGACGTGGTGGTGCGCGTCAGCTTAGATGACCATCGTGATAATTATCTCATGATCAGTGTGCAAGACAGCGGTAAGGGCATCTCTTTAGCCGATCAAAAGATGCTGTTCCAAAGCTTTAGCCAAGGCGACCCTTCAATCACTCGTCAGTATGGCGGCACAGGGTTGGGGCTCGTTATCTCCAAGCAATTAACGCGGCTGATGGGCGGTGATATTGGCTTTCATGATAATGCTCAAGAGAATATTGCCAATCAGGGCGCAACGTTTTGGTTTCGGATGCCAGCACATGTCGATGTATTGGAAGCGGCTACAGGACAGACGATTGAGCTACCGGTCTTGGCTCCATTGGCGAGTGAGACCGATGAGTTTAATGTATTGGTATGGATCAATCATACCGCCTCTATCCAAGTGCTCAAAGCCAGCTTGCAATATTTGCCGATTAAATTGACCCAAGCCAACTCCTTACCGGGCGTACTTGAGTCATTAAAAGAGCATGGTAATTATTGGGATTGGGTCATCGTCGATGATGATACCCAAGACGATATGATGGCATTACTCAAACAAATTCGTCTGCATTATCAAGGTAAGCTTGCGGTATTTGGCTATCAAGTTGCTGCCGATCAAGCATTATTAAATCGTTATCATGCCAATATTTTGTATGAGCCTTTAGACAAAAGACAGCTTTATGCCATGCTCGACACCCAAAACCGCAGTACCAAAAAAAGCGTGCAAGAACCGCGCTGGACAGGGGTGACGGTTCTGGCAGTCGACGATCATCTGCCCAATTTGTTGGTGCTGGATGCATTGCTCAGTGAGCTTGGTATTCAGGTCATCACAGCGAGTAGTGGTTTTGACGCCATAGAAATTATCAGTAAACAACAAACCAAAAATATTAAAACCGCGAAAAGTGATAAGCAAAGTCTGTCGAATAAAACGCAAATCTCTAAAGCTGAAACGCGCGATGAGGTAAACAAGAAATCAAATAGTACGCTTTATGAAGAGGTGAATACCGACGATAAAGTCGCTATTCAGGATAAAGGTCATATTGATCTAATATTTATGGACATCCAAATGCCGCGTATGTCAGGGCATGAAGCCGCAAGACAAATTCGCAATATTGAAAATGATGATAGCCGTATCCCGATTATTGCGTTGACTGCCCATGGTTTGGCTGATGAGCGAGACAAACTGATCGCTAGTGGCATTAATGACTATGTAGGTAAACCCATTAGCCAGCCTCAGTTATTACAAGTGCTGCAAAAATGGCTTGGACGTACAACGACAATGCCGCAGTTAACAGCGTTGCCTGATACCAATCTGCACAGTACGGATGTGCACAATACTGATGTGCAGGTTATCGATTTGTCAAAAGATAACTCACACTCTACTGATTTACAGAATAGGGAGGCTGAAACGTATTCAACGTGGCCATCAGACTCTACAACCATTGCTTATCCTATGGTGAAAGGTGATGAAAATAACCGTCATAGCGGTTCTAATACAATCAATCAGCCAAAAATAACGCGTCCTTTATCATTGAAGAAAATTCGTGATAACTACTTGCGAGACAGCCAACCACGCGAGGACTATAGACGCGAAACACCGCGTGACACCCAGCCACGCTATGAGAACTTGCGCTTACATAAACAAGGACAGTCGCCACTATTAAAGCCATCGGAAACACCGATAAATAGTGCTCACGATGGAGTGGCAACGCCTACAGATTCCCACACATATGCGCAAGAAACGAAGGGTTGGGACAGCAGTCACCACCATTTAAGCCATCACTCTTTGGAGGCTAACGAAGGTGATGGGTTTGCTATTTTAGATTGGCAAGACGCGTTGACCCGCTCAGCGAATAAGCCCGACTTGGCAGCCAAGCTTATCATTATGATGCTTGATACTATTAATGATGAAAAGCAAGCGCTAACGCAAGCGTGGGATACCCGTGATCGCAGTATGCTAGCGCAAATTGCCCATCGCATCTTAGGCGGCAGTCGTTATACTGGTGTGCCGCAATTACGTCAGGCCAGTCAAGACCTAGAAGATAAATGCTTGCTGAATGTTCAACATACTACACCTGCGCAGTTTGCCATGCTTGAGCCATATTATGCCGCATTAATAACAGCGTTAAATAACTTGCAGGCGCTGGATTTGTCAGCCTATCCTCAGCTCAATTATCATCGTTTGAGTGAAAATGATATGACGTGGAAAATGATTTAGAAGTGATGGTTTTATGACATTAACGGTGAATCGAATCGTTGCAGTCAGTTATTGATGAGGTAGCGTCGTAACAAGGCTGTTAATATTGTTGTCATCAGCTTTAGACGTATCGGCATCATATTTAGATGCCATTTCTATTTTATTCATGAATAAGGATTGTTATGAACGCGATTGCTACTTACCAATATGAAACCTTACAAGTTAGTATGACCGACAATATACTCACGGTAACCTTGAATCGCCCACACAAAAAAAATGCCATGAGCTTTAAAGTGGTGAAAGAATTGATAGCTGTCGCAGAACGCATTGGTAAAGACAAAACGATACGTGCGGTGATTCTAAATGGTGCTGAAGGCACGTTTTGTGCAGGCATCGACTTGGGTGATTTGAATCATCCAAAAAATCAAGCGTTCGCCGTTTGGGAGCTGATAAAGCCATGGCAGAGTTCATTCCAGCGTGTTTGTCTGGTATGGCGCGATGTGCCTGTACCGGTCATTGCCGTACTAGAAGGCTATTGTATTGGTGCAGGTCTTCAGCTAGCGCTGGCTTGCGATGTGCGTATCAGTCATCCAGATTGCAAACTGTCTATTATGGAAGCTAAGTGGGGGCTGGTACCTGACATGGGTTTGACGCAATCGGCGTTTGGCGTGGTACGTGAAGATGTGCTAAAAGAGCTTGCCATGAGTGCGCGTATCGTGATTGCCAGTGAGGGCAAAGCATTGGGTCTTGTCAGCCATTGCAGTGAAGCGCCACTTGAGCAGGCGCAAAAGCTCGCTGCTGAATTTGCAGAGCGCTCTCCTGATGCGGTGTTGGCGAGTAAGCGAGTGGTCAACGCTATGTTCCAGCAGCCAGCCACTACTTTATATAAAGAAAAAGTATGGCAGCTTAAAATGATGCTCGGTCGTAATCGCAAGCTTGCGTTAAGAAAAGCCAAGCAAGCCAGTACGGCATTTGGTAAGCGCCAGTTCCGCTAAATATCTTTTACTAATTATGCCGCTATGCTGACGCTCAGACCTGTTTTGACAAATTATTGTGATTGTTTTTAGTTGTTATTGTTTGTTTTATTCACGTCATACCTCTATTGAAATGTGAGCGGATAGTACGATATAACACTGTCCACTTGCGCCGCTGTATGCAAATGTGCACTAATGGTGGCAATGACCCTTGTTTTCAGTATTGAGTAAAGACTAAATATTAAAGACAATGGAAGCCTGAATACTACAATAACAATCACTAGAGTGTATTGAACCTTTATAACGATTCAATACACTCTATATAAAATGGTCTGAATATGTCTGCTCCAAAATCCTCTCTACCCAATCGACCCGTTGCTTCTGAGCGCGTACGCTCTGCTGATTTGCCTGTTGCATGGATTATGATGCTTGGACTTATTGTGGCAGTGGGGCCATTGTCTATTGATATGTATCTGCCTGCATTACCATCGATGGCAGATGACTTTGGCGTATCCACAGCCTTTATGGCCAATTCTGTTCCTGCCTATTTTTTAGGCTTGGTATTTGGCCAGTTATTTTATGGACCATTTAGTGATCGTGTTGGTCGTGTTAAGCCTTTATATATCGGTATGACGCTATATGTCATCGCCTCCATTGTTTGTGCGACTACTAATAACGAGTATGTATTGTTTGTTGGGCGGACGATGCAAGCGCTTGGTGCGTGTGTTGGCGCGGTGGTCACTCGTGCCGCGATTCGCGATCGATTGACTGCTAAGCAAACCGCAAAAGCCTTTTCTATTATGATTTTGGTGATGGGTTTAGCGCCGATATTAGCCCCATCGCTTGGTGCGCTATTTCTACAGTTTTTTAGCTGGCACTCTATTTTTTGGTTTTTGGCTGCTTTTGGCACGTTGAATTTATTACTCACAAAGTTTTTCTTCTTTGAAACGTTGACGGAAGAAAATCGTAATGTACGTCCTGCAAGAGAAGTACTGAGTCAATACTGGGACTTATTAAAAGACCCGACGTTCAATTATCCAGCGATTGGTGGCGGCCTGCTGATGGGGGCGATGTTTGTTTATATCAGTTCAGCCTCTGAGCTGATTATGGATACCTATGGGGTATCCGCAACCCACTTCGCTTGGCTATTTGGGATGAATGCTGCTGGTTTTGTGGGTTTGACTCAGCTGAATCAGTGGCTTACCAATCGCTTTCGTATTTTGAGTATTTTGCGCTTTGGTGCGATGATGCAGGTTATTTCTGCAGGCGTGCTATTCATAATAGGTCTATTTTTGGGTACTGATGCTTGGCTTCCACTGGTGCTGGCTTGTATTTTCTTCTGTATCGCAGGCTTAGGTCTTACTCAGCCAAATGCTTCTGCTATTGCGCTGGCCTTTCAAAAACGCCGAGCGGGCATGGCAAGTGCGCTACAAGGCTCGCTCATGTTTTCAGTCGGTATCTTTGGTGGATTATTATTAAACCTATTTCCAGTTAATCCCGTACTCAAAATTGGTATTGCGATGTTCGCTTTAATGAGTCTTGGCTGTTTTTTAATTTGGCAGATAGATCGTAATTTAAATTTGGACGATGCGGAGTAAGCCAGAGACTTTATAGTTTTTACACTAGAATCTTAAAAGGCGTTCTTAAAAGGCATTCTTACATTGATTATGTAGGGATGCTTTTTTTGTACTTTTTATTTTATTTTTTGCCTAAAATTGCTCATAAAACAAGACCATATTACAAGTTTTCAGTCGTAAAGGTAGACTTATGTACGACCTTAATATCCTTTATTTGCCATATATAACAAATTGTACGTAATAACTAAACATAATTATTGCAATCATAAAGTTAGGCAAGTATTATCAAACGTAACTTTCTGTAAGTAAGTATTGTGAAGATATTACCTAACCTTGCTAGATTGTCATTAATTAATATGTACAACCACGTGAAGCTTTAAGGGTAAATTATGATGCAGTTATATCGAGTGTTACCAATTGTATTGAGTGTTGGCCTGTTTGGCTGCGGTAACTCTTCCACTCAAGAAAATGCCAATTCGACTGGTACGCCAGTAACAGAAAATAAAGATAATTTTGTTAGTAATTTGCCTGATACGGCACCAACATTAAAGGTCGCTATGACGGGTGATTTACCCCCTTTCTCGTTTCAAGATGACTATGGCAATATGCAGGGCACGGACGTTGATTCCATTAGAGCTATCGGCGAGGAGCAAGGCTTTAAAGTCGAGTTTTATAAAGAAACTTGGCAAGATATGTTCGATAGTGTGGAGTCAGGAAAACGTGATTTAGCTATTTCTGGTATCTCTTATAAAGATGATCGTGCGGTAAGATATGGTCTATCAACGCCTTACTTTTTTAACCCAGCTACCATCATGTACTTGGAAGGTAAGTTTGATATCAAAGGCTTAAACGATATAAAGGGTCTAAAAACTGGTACGTTGGCAGGTTCTAAAGAAGAAGATACTCTAAAACAGATGGGTAGCTCGGTTGAGTTGGTTTCAAGATCTACTGCATTTTTGGCTTATCAGGATTTAGTGCAAGGTAAGACTGATGTTTTCTTATATGACATGCCAGTGCTGCAGTACATTATAAAAGGT contains:
- the rlmD gene encoding 23S rRNA (uracil(1939)-C(5))-methyltransferase RlmD, producing the protein MQPTDSKTSTTSDVTPPTSETQTITIPPNKKKSKPSSKTRRRLKDAEPLPFTIDGLSHDGRGVAVYGNGFGVDDGHIEEKHGKKVFVSFALPGESALVKITNSRASFEEGEAVSITANPNSERAVPPCPHFGVCGGCNLQHWQPDGQINFKQSVLAEMLIHQASVTPDNWLAPVVGDRLGYRTKARLGVRYVTKKETALVGFRERSSNFLAELNECHILDPRIGFEIENLKTLISTLESRNKIAQLELAMGEEMPELPDGNQPVALIVRNLEPLSDADIEKLKVFFAARNWQLYLQSKGADSIQRIALTEDDDMSQQFGRLYYQLPEYDLTFEFIPTDFTQVNLSVNRQMTKLACDLLDLKAGERVLDLFSGLGNFSLPLARLVGETGSVVGVEGSEAMTARAADNARRNGINNTEFYSQDLTQDCTDKPWANQGFDALLIDPPRSGAWEIMQYLPKFNAERIVYVSCNPATLARDTKALLEQGYRLTHAGVMDMFCHTGHVESIARFEKVAV
- a CDS encoding 3'-5' exonuclease, whose product is MSQALPSDPILVFDIETVADTDAARRIYPQLAELNDADALSALTALRIQEAGHDFMRLPLQRVVCISALYIKDGKFSLFSLTADKFSEKDILAKFFRAFSDLEKLPQLISWNGSGFDIPVLIYRAMQYDLSAPWLFEEGERIKNMRFDNYVNRFHTRHLDLMDRFSQYGASRREAMDIVASLYGLPGKTAVDGSMVGELVSTNDWQTLSIYCESDVMNTWLIYLRWLRLTGQLSSQDFDAWQQQSYDYLVKYTQADGHARHQDFIADWSSAPTS
- the cysM gene encoding cysteine synthase CysM is translated as MSAMAISNPNFITQVTKLADCVGQTPLVKLQRLPKQEQLTNGAALLAKLEGNNPAGSVKDRPAFNMIYQAEQRGDIKAGDMLIEATSGNTGIALAMVAAMRGYPITLLMPTNSTQERKDAMIAYGATLIEVDEGMEAARDLALQMQANGKGIVLDQFNNPDNSQAHYLTTGPELWAQTAGKITHFISSMGTTGTITGVSQYLKEQNPDIKIIGLQPDEEASIAGIRRWPAAYMPGIFNADLVDEIMDVDQRIAEVYMRKLAKTEGIFAGVSSGAAAWAAVQVAKENPDAVIAFIVCDRGDRYLSTGLYNIDDNSIDDSNVDR
- a CDS encoding ATP-binding protein; translated protein: MASKKRFDTSSAYGQLIILVFLPICILAAVGGILVFYETMRASNSEQEVLAEAVLIRYTPAIAELIPELLAQERQQADGEPNADGEVRANDATQTTITKLEEIQDKLGRMQSEQHVQRIAIINESNQVLAAVGYALNEAWPAIDTKKNFLSQQPTPIGTAYGSVLGEFEGQKLWLLVDMDNEPLYIARYRIAMALVITGLFTILILLLSLNIYSKRWIAPIYELRLQLQRTHVDNLYQPIPVESDGELNLLQQDLVKTLRRLHRSFQELKDHAEQTEDDLRLAFDEMEMQNISIRNARDAAISTSQAKSAFLANISHELRTPLNSIDGFINLLARHGELNPEQDLYVQTIRKSSAHLLALVNDVLDFSKIEAGKLVLDRHEFDLYDTIYDVVDMLSPVSAEKGLRMAVLFYNDVPMRINGDALRLKQVLTNIVGNAIKFTDSGDVVVRVSLDDHRDNYLMISVQDSGKGISLADQKMLFQSFSQGDPSITRQYGGTGLGLVISKQLTRLMGGDIGFHDNAQENIANQGATFWFRMPAHVDVLEAATGQTIELPVLAPLASETDEFNVLVWINHTASIQVLKASLQYLPIKLTQANSLPGVLESLKEHGNYWDWVIVDDDTQDDMMALLKQIRLHYQGKLAVFGYQVAADQALLNRYHANILYEPLDKRQLYAMLDTQNRSTKKSVQEPRWTGVTVLAVDDHLPNLLVLDALLSELGIQVITASSGFDAIEIISKQQTKNIKTAKSDKQSLSNKTQISKAETRDEVNKKSNSTLYEEVNTDDKVAIQDKGHIDLIFMDIQMPRMSGHEAARQIRNIENDDSRIPIIALTAHGLADERDKLIASGINDYVGKPISQPQLLQVLQKWLGRTTTMPQLTALPDTNLHSTDVHNTDVQVIDLSKDNSHSTDLQNREAETYSTWPSDSTTIAYPMVKGDENNRHSGSNTINQPKITRPLSLKKIRDNYLRDSQPREDYRRETPRDTQPRYENLRLHKQGQSPLLKPSETPINSAHDGVATPTDSHTYAQETKGWDSSHHHLSHHSLEANEGDGFAILDWQDALTRSANKPDLAAKLIIMMLDTINDEKQALTQAWDTRDRSMLAQIAHRILGGSRYTGVPQLRQASQDLEDKCLLNVQHTTPAQFAMLEPYYAALITALNNLQALDLSAYPQLNYHRLSENDMTWKMI
- a CDS encoding crotonase/enoyl-CoA hydratase family protein — its product is MNAIATYQYETLQVSMTDNILTVTLNRPHKKNAMSFKVVKELIAVAERIGKDKTIRAVILNGAEGTFCAGIDLGDLNHPKNQAFAVWELIKPWQSSFQRVCLVWRDVPVPVIAVLEGYCIGAGLQLALACDVRISHPDCKLSIMEAKWGLVPDMGLTQSAFGVVREDVLKELAMSARIVIASEGKALGLVSHCSEAPLEQAQKLAAEFAERSPDAVLASKRVVNAMFQQPATTLYKEKVWQLKMMLGRNRKLALRKAKQASTAFGKRQFR
- a CDS encoding multidrug effflux MFS transporter — its product is MSAPKSSLPNRPVASERVRSADLPVAWIMMLGLIVAVGPLSIDMYLPALPSMADDFGVSTAFMANSVPAYFLGLVFGQLFYGPFSDRVGRVKPLYIGMTLYVIASIVCATTNNEYVLFVGRTMQALGACVGAVVTRAAIRDRLTAKQTAKAFSIMILVMGLAPILAPSLGALFLQFFSWHSIFWFLAAFGTLNLLLTKFFFFETLTEENRNVRPAREVLSQYWDLLKDPTFNYPAIGGGLLMGAMFVYISSASELIMDTYGVSATHFAWLFGMNAAGFVGLTQLNQWLTNRFRILSILRFGAMMQVISAGVLFIIGLFLGTDAWLPLVLACIFFCIAGLGLTQPNASAIALAFQKRRAGMASALQGSLMFSVGIFGGLLLNLFPVNPVLKIGIAMFALMSLGCFLIWQIDRNLNLDDAE
- a CDS encoding transporter substrate-binding domain-containing protein, translating into MMQLYRVLPIVLSVGLFGCGNSSTQENANSTGTPVTENKDNFVSNLPDTAPTLKVAMTGDLPPFSFQDDYGNMQGTDVDSIRAIGEEQGFKVEFYKETWQDMFDSVESGKRDLAISGISYKDDRAVRYGLSTPYFFNPATIMYLEGKFDIKGLNDIKGLKTGTLAGSKEEDTLKQMGSSVELVSRSTAFLAYQDLVQGKTDVFLYDMPVLQYIIKGYPEHKVKIVPYEAADAPSAQQVVLMAKENTQLINTVNEGIAKLKEKGTFKEIEERWLGEAVPASADKSNSDTNTTQLN